One stretch of Streptomyces sp. A2-16 DNA includes these proteins:
- a CDS encoding YibE/F family protein codes for MTTTHQPPYPPSEPPRRPGSGDGPGYGPGSGSGHVHGSGSPRGFGDTGADGWHEHEHGGGHGGGHDYGQGQGAGPGGPGGGGPGGGGRSGGGGPGSGGGRGGDWHGQGPGDGHGPGDGHGHGQGHGSEPASGSGHGAGSGHGHSHSHSHGPATPVSKHLRKVIAAILIPFGVAVLVGLAVLWPGGAPGHERTGVGFDRQTQQATVTKVVSVSCKSVNASGETPTGDTSTAEGSSAEQQANGTCKKATIRVDTGNDTGRTFTEIVQPDQSRQLHEGQKVVVAYEPSAPRDLQYSVTDVNRKLPMGLLAGIFALAVVVVGRLRGVMALVALAISFMVLNFFILPAILQGSNPLLVAVIGSSAIMLIALYMCHGLSARTSVAVLGTLISLVLIGILGSQFIGWAALTGNTDDNTGLIHGLYPSIDMSGLLLAGVIIGSLGVLDDVTVTQTSAVWELHEANPTMGWRGLYRAGIRIGRDHIASVVNTLVLAYAGAALPLLLLFSIAQSSVGTVANSELVAEEIVRTLVGSIGLVASVPVTTALAALVVSADRPETEAMGSGAGAGMPTPVPATSASAGTADSRPATGRGGKGRRRRR; via the coding sequence GTGACCACGACGCATCAGCCTCCGTACCCGCCGTCCGAGCCTCCGCGCCGACCGGGCTCCGGAGACGGCCCTGGGTACGGCCCCGGCAGTGGCTCCGGGCACGTCCACGGCAGCGGTTCCCCCAGAGGTTTCGGGGACACCGGGGCCGACGGCTGGCACGAGCATGAGCACGGCGGCGGACATGGCGGTGGTCACGACTACGGCCAAGGTCAGGGCGCGGGTCCAGGCGGCCCGGGCGGAGGTGGCCCTGGCGGTGGCGGTCGGAGTGGCGGCGGCGGTCCGGGGAGCGGCGGTGGCCGTGGGGGTGACTGGCACGGGCAGGGTCCCGGTGACGGTCATGGTCCCGGCGATGGCCACGGGCATGGACAGGGGCACGGGAGCGAGCCCGCGTCCGGGAGCGGGCACGGTGCCGGCAGTGGGCACGGCCACTCGCACAGTCACAGCCACGGGCCGGCAACCCCCGTCTCCAAGCACCTGCGCAAGGTCATCGCGGCGATCCTCATCCCGTTCGGGGTGGCCGTGCTGGTGGGGCTCGCGGTGCTCTGGCCCGGTGGCGCTCCGGGGCACGAACGCACCGGGGTCGGCTTCGACCGGCAGACCCAGCAGGCAACCGTCACCAAGGTCGTGAGCGTCAGCTGCAAGTCGGTGAACGCCTCGGGGGAGACCCCGACCGGGGACACCTCTACCGCCGAGGGCTCGTCCGCCGAGCAGCAGGCGAACGGCACCTGCAAGAAGGCGACGATCCGGGTCGACACCGGCAACGACACGGGCCGTACATTCACGGAGATCGTCCAGCCGGATCAGTCGCGGCAGTTGCACGAGGGCCAGAAGGTCGTGGTCGCGTACGAGCCCTCCGCGCCGAGGGACCTGCAGTACTCGGTCACCGACGTGAACCGCAAGCTGCCGATGGGACTGCTCGCCGGCATCTTCGCGCTCGCCGTCGTGGTCGTCGGGCGGCTGCGCGGAGTCATGGCGCTGGTCGCGCTGGCCATCAGCTTCATGGTGCTGAACTTCTTCATCCTGCCCGCGATCCTCCAGGGCTCGAACCCGCTGCTCGTGGCGGTGATCGGGTCGAGCGCCATCATGCTGATCGCCCTCTACATGTGCCACGGCCTGTCGGCCAGAACCTCCGTTGCCGTCCTGGGGACGCTGATCTCCCTGGTGCTGATCGGCATCCTCGGCTCGCAGTTCATCGGCTGGGCCGCGCTCACCGGCAACACCGACGACAACACCGGTCTCATCCACGGGTTGTATCCGTCGATCGACATGAGCGGTCTGCTGCTCGCCGGCGTCATCATCGGCTCGCTCGGTGTCCTCGACGACGTGACGGTCACACAGACCTCGGCGGTCTGGGAGCTGCACGAGGCCAACCCGACGATGGGCTGGCGCGGTCTGTACCGCGCGGGTATCCGGATCGGCCGCGACCACATCGCGTCCGTCGTCAACACGCTCGTCCTCGCCTACGCCGGCGCCGCACTGCCGCTGCTGCTGCTCTTCTCCATCGCGCAGTCCAGTGTGGGGACCGTCGCCAACAGCGAGCTGGTGGCGGAGGAGATCGTGCGCACCCTGGTCGGCTCGATCGGCCTCGTCGCCTCGGTACCAGTCACCACGGCCCTCGCCGCCCTCGTGGTCTCGGCCGACCGCCCGGAGACGGAGGCGATGGGTTCCGGGGCAGGGGCAGGTATGCCGACGCCCGTACCGGCGACGAGTGCGAGCGCGGGCACGGCCGACAGCCGGCCGGCAACGGGACGCGGTGGCAAGGGCCGGCGACGCAGGCGCTGA